A section of the Acidobacteriota bacterium genome encodes:
- a CDS encoding GtrA family protein has product MVTSAPNAENWRHLARHWLRFNAVGALGIVVQLLVLTGLIDGLGLNYLWATLIAVEAAILHNFAWHACWTWADRTRHRPGDLLVRLVRFNVVTGLTSILGNLILMRLFVGAFGLHYLAANLLSIALCYMLNFAASEWFVFRTYRSANPTNLPPVESREPDAGASR; this is encoded by the coding sequence GTGGTGACCTCGGCTCCCAACGCCGAAAACTGGCGCCACCTGGCGCGGCACTGGCTCCGTTTCAATGCCGTGGGTGCGTTGGGCATCGTTGTCCAGTTACTGGTCCTGACGGGACTGATCGACGGTCTGGGCCTGAACTACCTCTGGGCCACACTCATCGCCGTCGAAGCGGCAATCTTGCACAATTTCGCCTGGCACGCATGCTGGACCTGGGCTGACCGGACCCGCCATCGCCCTGGCGACCTCCTGGTCCGGCTCGTCCGCTTCAACGTGGTCACCGGCCTCACGTCCATCCTGGGGAACCTGATCCTGATGCGACTGTTCGTCGGCGCTTTCGGCCTCCATTACCTAGCGGCCAATCTGCTGTCCATTGCTCTGTGCTATATGCTGAATTTCGCGGCTAGCGAATGGTTTGTGTTCAGAACCTACAGGAGCGCAAATCCAACGAATTTGCCACCTGTGGAATCCCGCGAACCAGATGCCGGCGCCTCACGCTGA